A region from the Triticum aestivum cultivar Chinese Spring chromosome 3D, IWGSC CS RefSeq v2.1, whole genome shotgun sequence genome encodes:
- the LOC123079275 gene encoding deoxycytidylate deaminase, with translation MASTRDLAIASISVAAGAVAAAAALLYSYSATNSKPQSPPPPPPCTEPLPVNGCAARHPPAQDPFKTTKREGFISWDDYFMAIAFLSAERSKDPNRQVGACLVSQEGIILGIGYNGFPRGCSDDKLPWAKKSARGDPLETKYPYVVHAEVNAILNTNHASAAGQKLYVTMFPCNECAKIIIQSGVSEVIYFVEKRIDNSDHVYVASHNLLSMAGVKVRKHQPQMAQIPINFQDPRV, from the exons ATGGCCTCGACGAGGGATCTCGCCATAGCGTCCATCTCGGTCGCCGCAGGCGCCGTAGCCGCCGCGGCCGCGCTCCTGTACTCCTACTCGGCAACCAATTCCAAGCCCCAgagcccgcccccgcccccgccgtgcACCGAGCCACTCCCCGTCAACGGCTGCGCCGCCAGGCATCCGCCAGCGCAGGACCCCTTCAAAACCACCAAGAGGGAAGG GTTCATCTCATGGGACGACTACTTCATGGCGATTGCGTTCCTTTCAGCCGAGCGTTCAAAGGATCCTAACCGGCAG GTTGGCGCATGCTTGGTTAGCCAAGAGGGCATTATCCTAG GTATAGGTTACAATGGATTCCCAAGAGGCTGTTCAGATGATAAGCTTCCTTGGGCAAAG AAATCTGCAAGAGGGGATCCATTGGAGACAAAATATCC TTATGTTGTTCATGCTGaagttaatgctattttaaatacAAACCATGCTTCAGCGGCTGGACAG AAGTTATACGTCACTATGTTCCCCTGTAATGAGTGTGCTAAGATTATCATCCAG TCAGGTGTATCTGAAGTCATCTATTTTGTAGAGAAAAGGATTGACAACTCAGATCATGTTTATGTTGCTTCTCACAACTTATTATCAATGGCTGGTGTGAAG GTCAGGAAGCATCAGCCACAAATGGCACAAATACCAATCAACTTTCAGGATCCAAGGGTCTAA